The DNA sequence GGCCCCGGGGGACGAGCGCCTCAGGCCCGGTCGATCTCGTCGGCGAGGACGGGGGTGTGCACCGGGTTGTGCTCGTGGAAGCGGCACTCCGCGTAGGTGACGATCATGGCGGCGACACCGGCCATCTGCAGCGGCAGCTGCAGCAGGACCGCCACGAGCTCGCCCAGGACGGGGCTGAGGAACATCAGCGGCGTGGCGATGACCAGCGAGATGATCATCGAGTACACGACCGCGATCAGGAAGAAGACCACCAGCCGGCCGAGTACGGGGAAGAACCGCGGGTTGACCAGTGTAAACGCCCGGCCGATCCCGGCCCGCTCGATCACCACGACCCCCATCAGCGCGCCCGTGAACACCACGCCCAGGTAGATGGCCGGGATGACGAGCAGGAAGAACCCGATGACGAACAGCAGCCCGGCCAGCAACGACCAGCCGATCACCGGGAGTGCGCGGTTCTTCGCGAACGCGATGACCTGGTCCTGGTTCCACGGGCGCTGGGCCGCGTCGCGCACGACGACGAAGACCGACGCCGCATAGCCGAGAGCCGACAGCACGAGGGTGACCACGGCCAGGAGCAGGGTGGTCAGGCCGAGGCCCGCCACGACGCCGGCGCTCAGGTCGAGGACGTAGCCGAGCGCGCTGAGGATCGCGGTCGGGATCAGCACGATCAGGTTGATGACCAGCAGCGGCTTCAAGCTCCGCTGCAGCACGCCGACGATCTTGGAGAACCAGTCGCCGAAGGAGAACGGCACCAGCGGATCCGGGGAGGTGCCGCTGGGCGGGGCGCCGCCGGCGGGGTAGGCCGGCTGGCCGTAGCCCCCCTGGGGGTACGGACCGCCGTACTGCTGGCCGGTCGGGTACTGGGCGGGGTACTGCCCGGCCCCGGGGTACTGGCCGGGGTACGGGGTCCCGGGCTGCTGGCCGCCGTAGGGCTGGCCCGCGCCGGGGTACTGACCGGGGTACGGCTGCTGACCGTACTGCGACCCCGGCTGGCCGGGCTGCCCCGGCTGCCCGGGCTGGCCGTACTGGCCGTACTGCTGCCCCGGGTCCTGCCCGTACTGCTGGCCCGGCTGCCCGTGCCGCGTGCCGGGGTCCTGCCCGTGGGGAGCCTGGCCGTACTGCCCACCCTCCGGCGTGGCCGGCCGGTCGCCGCTCCCGGCCGCGTGGCCGGGCTCCTGGGCGCCACCGGGCGTCGCGGCGCCCCCGGGACCGGCCTGGGGGTCCTCGCCCCGCGGCGGTTCGTTGCTGCTCATGCGCGCGGACCCTAGTTGGGGACCGGGTGCGGCGGCGCCGAACTCACCGGCTCACCCCCGATTCGTGACCGTCGCGTACGCACCGTGATCGTCTCCGACCCCGGATCGTCGCCGGATCGCAACGCCGCGGACGCGCGGTGTCACCGCCTCGCAACAGATCCCGTGCACGCTCACAGGGCATGGACACGATCCCGAGTTGCCCGCTCTGTTCTCGTCCGCGCACCCCCGCCGACGTCCGCGGAGTCGCGTGGAGCAGCCACCACGGCCCGGCCGGCACGGTGTACGTGTGCGGTCCGTGCACGCGGCTGCACCTCGTCGACCTGGAGTGCGGGCTGCTCGACCCGGCCCGCGGCGCCGTCGCACCGGGCGTCGCGGCCCCGCTGCCGCGCGCGGCCTGACCGGTCGGACGGGGCGGGCCACGACCGACCCGCCCGGCCCGCGGCGCGACGACGGGCGGTCGTCGTAGGGTCACGCCGTGCGCGAGATCCTCGAGTTGCTCGAACGTGACGCGTCGTTGAGCCACGACACCGTCGCCACCATGCTGGGGCTGACCCGGGACGAGGTCGACGCCCGGATCGCGGAGTGGGAACGCTCCGGGGTGATCCGCAGGCACAAGGCCGTCGTGGACTGGGCCCGCTACGAGGACGGCGGCGACGGCCACTCCGGCGCGGGCCGCGCCGGTGCGCAGGTGACGGCGTTCATCGACGTCTCGGTGGCCCCGGCCCGTGGGGTCGGGTTCGACGACGTCGCCGCTCGCATCTCCCGGTTCGACGAGGTCCGCGACTGCTACCTCGTCTCCGGTGGGCACGACCTGCGCTGCACGGTCGTCGGCCCGGACATCCGCGCGGTCAGCGACTTCGTGTCCCAGAAGCTGTCCACGATCGACCGGGTCCGCTCGACCGCCACGCACTTCGTGCTGGCCACGCACAAGCGCGACGGCGACTCCTTCGCCGAGCCGGAGCCCGACCACCGGCTGCCGGTGACCCCGTGAGGCCGCTCAACACGACGATCTCGGCGATCCCGCCGTCGGGGATCCGGCGGTTCTTCGACATCGCCGCCGAGATGGACGACGTCATCTCCCTCGGTGTCGGTGAACCCGACTTCGTGACGCCGTGGCGGATCCGCGAGGCCGGCATCTACGCCCTGGAGCGCGGCTACACCACCTACACCGGCAACGCGGGCCTGCCGAAACTGCGTGAGCTGGTGTGTGCGGACCTGGCGTCGCGCTACGACGCCCACTACGACCCCGCCACCGAGTGCCTCGTGACGACCGGGGTGTCCGAGGGGCTCGACCTGGCGTTCCGGGTGCTGCTGAACCTGGGCGAGGAGGTCATCGTCCCGGAGCCCTGCTACGTCGCCTACCAGCCCTGCGTCGCGTTCGCGGGGGGTGTCCCGGTCGGGGTGCCGACCCACGCCGAGGACGGGTTCGCCATCGACATCGCCGCGGTCGAGGCCGCGGTCACCCCGCGGACGAAGGCGATCCTGATCGGCTCGCCGGCCAACCCGACCGGCGCGGTGCAGCCGCCCGAGGTGCTGCGCGAGCTCGTCGCGCTGGCCGAGCGGCACGACCTGTACCTGCTCTCCGACGAGATCTACGACCGCCTCACCTACGTCGGCACCCACACCTGCCTGGGTGCGGTCCCCGGTGCGCGGGAGCGGACGGTGGTCCTGGGCGGGTTCTCCAAGGCCCAGGCGATGACGGGGTGGCGGGTCGGCTGGCTCGCCGCGCCGGAGCCGATCGCCGAGCTGTGCCTGCGGGTGCACCAGTACACGATGCTGTGTGCGCCGCACGTCTCGCAGATCGCCGCGGTGGAGGCGCTGACCAGCGCGGAGGGCGACGTCGCGGAGATGGTGGCCGACTACGACCGTCGCCGACGGGTGTTCGTGAAGGGCCTGCGCGAGGCCGGGCTGGACTGCCCGGAGCCCGCGGGCGCGTTCTACGCGTTCCCCTCGATCCGCGCCTCCGGCCTCGACTCGGAGACCTTCGCCGAGCGGCTGCTGCGGGAGGAGTCGGTCGCCGTCGTCCCGGGCAGCGTGTTCGGGTCGCCCGGGGAGGGGCACATCCGCTGCTCGTACGCGACGGCGCTGCCACAGCTGGAGCAGGCCGTGGAGCGGATCGGGAACTTCCTGCGACGCCTGTAGCGGGGCTCCCCGGCTCCGACGCTGGACGGGGCACGGGTCAGGCCGAGAGCCTGCGCACCCGCGCCCCCTCCACCAGGCCGCGCACCATCACCGGCCCGAGGTCCCGGCCCCGCCGCACGAGCCACGGCACGCCCTGCACCACCAGCCACGCCCCCCGCTGCCAGGCCGTCACCTCCCGGCCACCGGCGGCGTCGAGCCCGACCTCCCCCGGTACCGCGAACCCCGCGGCGCCGAGCAGCCCGGCGAAACCACGCGCCAGCAGCCGGTGGCCCAGCTCGGACGGGTGCAACCGGTCCACGCTCCACGCCGCCGGGTCGTAGCTGCCGGCGGTGTCGAGGTCGAGGATCCCGACGGCGGACCGTCCCGTCGCGGCGACGGCGTCGGCCACCGCTCCGTCGACGGCCCCGTTCAGAGCGGAGATCCGGGCGGCGAGCGCCCGCTGCAACAGGCCCGGCAGCGGCCAGACGCGGGTGTGGTCGTGGAAGCGGAGCAGCAGCACGGTCGCACCGGCTCCCAGCAGCAGCTCCAGCGACTCCGCGCAGTCCCGCCGGATCCCGGCCGGGGCGAAGTCCGAGCGGAGGGTGTCGTTCATCCCGACGCACAGCACGACCACGTCGGGCCCCGACGCCGCGGCCACGGGAACCTGCCCGTGCCGGGCGTCGGCCATCCGCGCCCCGGTCCGGGCGTGGTTGTCCAGCCGGACCGAGCCGGGGCGGGCGGGATCGTCGAGGGCGTCGCGCAGCAGTGGGCCGACACCCGCCAGCCACCGCCCGGCAGGGGATCCCCCAGCCCGACGGCGGTGGAGTCGCCCAGCAGCACGAGGTGCCGGACGGGCCGCCCGGTCGCACGCGGTGCGGCGACGGGACGGACGGAGCGCAGGACCGGATCGACGACGGACGGGCGCGCGGTCATCGGGGACACGCCGACACCCTCACCGCCGCAGCCACCGTTTCCGTGTGCAACCGGTGACGCGTCTCGTACCGCCGTGGGAACTCTCGGGGCAACGCTGTCGTGCAGACCCCTACCAGTCGCCACCACGGAAGGCCGGGAACAGCGGCAGCGTCGACGAAGCGTCCGGGAAGCGGGTGTCCAGTGCGGTCACCACGGCGTCGGCCAGCGCGGCCGTGCCGGGCCGGGCCGTCGCCTCCGCGGTGACACCGAGGCGTCGCCAGTAGTGCCGCAGTGCCGTCGAGATCCGGGGGGACCGGCCGGCGTCGGGGCCGATCGGCCCGTCGCGCTCGGGCACCCGCGGCAGCAGCCGCCAGGTCGACCACCACACCCACAGCACCTGGGCGTCGGCGAGGCGCGACTCCAGCAGCTCGGGGTCGTCCAGCTCGGGCCACACCGGCGCGACCTCGGCCCGCCAGGCGTCGAGCATGGCGTCGGCGACGGCGTCGGGCAGGGCGAAGCTCGACGAGCACCCGGGGAAGGGCACCCGCACGTAGGCCGCGTCGAGGACGACGTCGCGGAAGCAGCCCCACTCGAAGTCGACGAACCGCACCCCGCGGCTGGTGACCAGGTTGTTGTCCGGGCACGTGTCGGACGGGCTGAACGCGCGGAACCCGGTACCGCCGAGCAGGCGCACCCCGCCCTGGGCCTCCCTTGACGCCAGCTCCGGCACCTCGACACCCAGGATCCCGGCCAGCAGCTCCGGCAGGCCGGCCAGCGCGGCGCGGGCCTGGTCGGCGACCGGGTCCCGGCGTGCCTTCTCCCCCAGCCGGCGCAGCAGCGCGCTGAAGTCACCCTCCCGCCCGGCGGTCGCGGCCTGCATCCGGCCCAGGCCGCGGGCCCAGCCGAGCAGGCAGGTGCGGGCGGCGTGGGCGTCCGGGCCGAAGAGCTTGTCGGCCAGGGTCAGGCTGCGGCCGAGATCCTCCAGGACGAGCAGCCGCTGCTCGGGGTCGTGCGCGATGATCACGGGGCTGGGCCGGACGTCGCTGGGCAGCGCGGTGAACAGCTGGCAGGACGCGACCTCGTAGCGGAACGGGTCCGACACCAGGTCCGCGCCGGCCGAGCCGTCCTCGGGCGGCGCGTAGTGCTTCACGACGACGCTGCGCCGGTCGGAGAACGGGTTCTTCGCCATCCGCGCCCGGGCGACGACCGAGCGGCCGCTGCCGCCGAGGTCCTCGGGCTCGTACAGCTCGACCTCCGAGCCGGCCCGCCGCGACAGCAGGCGCGCGGCCCCGGCCACCGCCGCGACCGCGCCCGGAGTCGACTGCGGATCGGTCATCGAAGGCGACCCTACCCTTCGGAGAGCGCGCGGTCCGCGCCCCGACGTCGCGACCCGCGCCGGGCGAACGCCAGCACCGCTGCCGCGGCGCCGATCGCGCCCACCAGGTTGACCCCCAGCTGCAGCGCCGACAGTGCCGCCTCGTTCCAGCGTCCCTCGATCACCGCGACCGAGGCGTAGGCGGCGGCGGGGACGGTCGTCACCGAGATGACCACGCCGACCATCGCCGACGACCGCGCCGAGGTCAACGACAGCATCCCGGCCGCCCCGGCGAGCACGGCGACGACCAGCGAGAACGGCCCCACCTCGTAGATGAAGTCCATCTGCTCGAGGCTGTCGAGCCCGGCCGAGGACAACCAGCCGAGCAGGTCGAACACCAGGGTCGCGACGGCGGTGACGGCCATCGCCAGCGGGAACCCCACGGCGACCGCGAGCGCGCCGCGCGAGACCAGGTCGCGACGGCGCAGCACCAATCCGACCGCCATCGCGGCCATCGGGCCGAACTCCGGGCCCAGCACCATCGCCCCGACCACGGTGACCGGCGAGTCGGTGACCGCGCCGACGGCGGCGAGCAGGCAGGCGACGGTGAGGAAGGTCAGGAACGTCCCCGACAGCCGCGACTCCTCGCCGGTGCGCTGGATCAGCTCGTCCCAGACGACGGCGTCGGCGCCGTCCCCCGGGGCGGCCTCCTCGGCGGCGTCGGCCCGGTCGGACAGCACCGTGTCGAGCTGTTCGAGGGTGATGCCGCCGTCGTGGTCTACGCCGAGATCGGACAGCCTGCCCAGCAGGTCGTCGGCGCACTCCCGGGCGACGTCGGCCTCGATCAGGTCACCGGCCGGATGCACCGCCACCCCGGGGTGGACCACCAGGTGGGCCACCCCGGGTTCGGCGTCGAGGACGGTGCGGACGTCGGCGGTCCGTCCGGCTGGACAGACCACCCGCAGGTGCAGCACCTACGCGGCCGGGCCGGGCTTCTCCGGGGCGCCGCCGCCGGTCTCGGACGACGGGCCGGGCACGGAACCCCCGGGCGCGGCCGCGGCGGGCTTCGCGTCGACGCCGGCCTCCTTGCGCTGGGCGGCGGTGATCGGAGCGGGTGCCTGGGTCAGCGGGTCGAACCCGCCGCCGGTCTTCGGGAAGGCGATGACCTCGCGGATCGAGTCGACGCCGGCGAGCAGCGCGGTGATCCGGTCCCAGCCGAACGCGATCCCGCCGTGCGGCGGCGGACCGTAGGCGAAGGCGTCGAGCAGGAAGCCGAACTTCTCCTGCGCCTCC is a window from the Pseudonocardia sp. HH130629-09 genome containing:
- a CDS encoding Lrp/AsnC family transcriptional regulator; this translates as MREILELLERDASLSHDTVATMLGLTRDEVDARIAEWERSGVIRRHKAVVDWARYEDGGDGHSGAGRAGAQVTAFIDVSVAPARGVGFDDVAARISRFDEVRDCYLVSGGHDLRCTVVGPDIRAVSDFVSQKLSTIDRVRSTATHFVLATHKRDGDSFAEPEPDHRLPVTP
- a CDS encoding aminotransferase class I/II-fold pyridoxal phosphate-dependent enzyme; the encoded protein is MRPLNTTISAIPPSGIRRFFDIAAEMDDVISLGVGEPDFVTPWRIREAGIYALERGYTTYTGNAGLPKLRELVCADLASRYDAHYDPATECLVTTGVSEGLDLAFRVLLNLGEEVIVPEPCYVAYQPCVAFAGGVPVGVPTHAEDGFAIDIAAVEAAVTPRTKAILIGSPANPTGAVQPPEVLRELVALAERHDLYLLSDEIYDRLTYVGTHTCLGAVPGARERTVVLGGFSKAQAMTGWRVGWLAAPEPIAELCLRVHQYTMLCAPHVSQIAAVEALTSAEGDVAEMVADYDRRRRVFVKGLREAGLDCPEPAGAFYAFPSIRASGLDSETFAERLLREESVAVVPGSVFGSPGEGHIRCSYATALPQLEQAVERIGNFLRRL
- a CDS encoding GDSL-type esterase/lipase family protein; translated protein: MAGVGPLLRDALDDPARPGSVRLDNHARTGARMADARHGQVPVAAASGPDVVVLCVGMNDTLRSDFAPAGIRRDCAESLELLLGAGATVLLLRFHDHTRVWPLPGLLQRALAARISALNGAVDGAVADAVAATGRSAVGILDLDTAGSYDPAAWSVDRLHPSELGHRLLARGFAGLLGAAGFAVPGEVGLDAAGGREVTAWQRGAWLVVQGVPWLVRRGRDLGPVMVRGLVEGARVRRLSA
- a CDS encoding DUF389 domain-containing protein, translating into MLHLRVVCPAGRTADVRTVLDAEPGVAHLVVHPGVAVHPAGDLIEADVARECADDLLGRLSDLGVDHDGGITLEQLDTVLSDRADAAEEAAPGDGADAVVWDELIQRTGEESRLSGTFLTFLTVACLLAAVGAVTDSPVTVVGAMVLGPEFGPMAAMAVGLVLRRRDLVSRGALAVAVGFPLAMAVTAVATLVFDLLGWLSSAGLDSLEQMDFIYEVGPFSLVVAVLAGAAGMLSLTSARSSAMVGVVISVTTVPAAAYASVAVIEGRWNEAALSALQLGVNLVGAIGAAAAVLAFARRGSRRRGADRALSEG